In Pseudomonas fluorescens, the following are encoded in one genomic region:
- a CDS encoding F0F1 ATP synthase subunit B yields the protein MNINATLIGQSVAFLIFVLFCMKFVWPPVIAALHERQKKIADGLDAASRAARDLELAQEKAGHQLREAKAQAAEIIEQAKKRGNQIVEEAVEKARVDADRVKVQAQAEIEQELNSVKDALRAQVGLLAVGGAEKILGATIDQNAHAELVNQLAAEI from the coding sequence GTGAACATTAATGCGACCCTGATTGGCCAGTCCGTTGCGTTCCTGATTTTTGTACTGTTCTGCATGAAGTTCGTATGGCCTCCGGTCATTGCGGCATTGCACGAACGTCAAAAGAAGATCGCTGATGGTCTGGACGCTGCCAGCCGTGCAGCTCGCGACCTGGAGTTGGCCCAAGAAAAAGCGGGTCACCAACTGCGCGAAGCGAAAGCTCAGGCAGCTGAAATCATCGAGCAAGCCAAGAAACGCGGTAACCAGATTGTCGAAGAGGCTGTTGAAAAAGCCCGTGTCGACGCTGACCGTGTGAAGGTTCAGGCTCAGGCCGAGATCGAACAGGAACTGAACAGTGTCAAAGACGCGCTGCGTGCCCAAGTGGGCTTGCTGGCAGTCGGCGGCGCCGAGAAGATCCTGGGTGCCACAATCGATCAAAACGCGCACGCAGAGCTGGTTAACCAACTGGCTGCTGAAATCTAA
- the atpE gene encoding F0F1 ATP synthase subunit C — METVVGLTAIAVALLIGLGALGTAIGFGLLGGKFLEGAARQPEMVPMLQVKMFIVAGLLDAVTMIGVGIALFFTFANPFVGQIAG, encoded by the coding sequence ATGGAAACTGTAGTTGGTCTAACCGCTATCGCTGTTGCACTGTTGATCGGCCTGGGCGCACTGGGTACCGCAATTGGTTTCGGCCTGCTGGGCGGCAAGTTCCTGGAAGGCGCAGCGCGTCAGCCAGAAATGGTTCCAATGCTGCAAGTTAAAATGTTCATCGTTGCCGGTCTGCTCGACGCCGTAACCATGATCGGTGTTGGTATCGCTCTGTTCTTCACCTTTGCGAACCCGTTCGTTGGTCAAATCGCGGGCTAA
- the atpB gene encoding F0F1 ATP synthase subunit A, with protein MAETTASGYIQHHLQNLTFGQLPNGGWGFAHTAAEAKEMGFWAFHVDTLGWSVALGLIFVLLFRMAAKKATSGQPGALQNFVEVLVEFVDGSVKDSFHGRSPVIAPLALTIFVWVFLMNAVDLVPVDWIPQVAMWISGDAHIPFRAVSTTDPNATLGMAISVFALIIFYSIKVKGIGGFIGELTLHPFGSKNIFVQALLIPVNFLLEFVTLIAKPISLALRLFGNMYAGELVFILIAVMFGSGLLWLSGLGVVLQWAWAVFHILIITLQAFIFMMLTIVYLSMAHEENH; from the coding sequence ATGGCAGAAACAACCGCTTCGGGCTATATCCAGCACCACTTGCAGAACCTGACCTTCGGTCAGCTCCCAAACGGCGGCTGGGGCTTTGCCCACACCGCAGCAGAAGCCAAGGAAATGGGCTTCTGGGCTTTCCACGTCGATACTCTCGGCTGGTCGGTCGCATTGGGTCTGATCTTCGTTCTTCTTTTCCGCATGGCGGCAAAGAAAGCGACATCGGGTCAGCCTGGTGCTTTGCAGAACTTCGTTGAAGTATTGGTCGAATTCGTCGATGGCAGCGTGAAAGACAGCTTCCATGGCCGTAGCCCGGTGATTGCACCGCTGGCACTGACCATCTTCGTCTGGGTGTTCCTGATGAACGCCGTCGACCTGGTACCGGTCGACTGGATTCCTCAAGTAGCCATGTGGATCTCCGGCGACGCGCACATCCCGTTCCGCGCCGTGTCGACCACTGACCCGAACGCGACTCTGGGCATGGCCATCTCGGTCTTCGCACTGATCATTTTCTATAGCATCAAGGTCAAGGGCATCGGCGGCTTCATCGGCGAACTGACCCTGCACCCGTTCGGCAGCAAGAACATCTTCGTTCAGGCCCTGCTGATCCCGGTGAACTTCCTGCTGGAATTCGTGACCCTGATCGCCAAGCCGATCTCCCTGGCTCTGCGTCTGTTCGGCAACATGTACGCCGGCGAGCTGGTCTTCATTCTGATTGCTGTGATGTTCGGCAGCGGTCTGCTCTGGCTTAGTGGCCTGGGCGTTGTTCTGCAGTGGGCGTGGGCTGTGTTCCACATCCTGATCATCACCCTGCAGGCGTTCATCTTCATGATGCTGACCATCGTCTACCTGTCGATGGCGCACGAAGAAAACCATTAA
- a CDS encoding F0F1 ATP synthase subunit I, with the protein METRTPNRLPFHRLAVFPVLMAQFVVLLIAALALWYRYGVVAGYSGLCGGLIALLPNVYFAHRAFRFSGARAAQSIVRSFYAGEAGKLILTAVLFALVFAGVKPLAPIAVFGAFVLTQSVSWFAPLLMRTRLSRP; encoded by the coding sequence ATGGAAACCCGCACGCCAAACCGCTTGCCCTTCCATCGCCTGGCAGTTTTTCCGGTGTTAATGGCTCAATTTGTCGTGTTGCTGATCGCCGCTTTGGCGCTCTGGTACCGATATGGAGTCGTTGCCGGGTACTCGGGACTCTGCGGAGGCCTGATAGCCTTGCTGCCCAATGTTTATTTCGCTCACAGGGCATTTCGGTTTTCCGGCGCCCGAGCAGCCCAGTCCATCGTCCGGTCTTTTTATGCCGGCGAGGCAGGCAAACTGATTTTGACGGCAGTGCTGTTTGCACTGGTGTTTGCAGGTGTGAAGCCACTGGCGCCGATTGCAGTATTCGGTGCCTTCGTGCTGACTCAGTCAGTCAGCTGGTTCGCTCCCCTGCTGATGAGAACAAGACTTTCGAGACCTTAG
- a CDS encoding ParB/RepB/Spo0J family partition protein encodes MAVKKRGLGRGLDALLSGPTVSLLEEQATQADQRELQHLPLDLLQRGKYQPRRDMDPQALEELAQSIKAQGVMQPIVVRPIGSGRFEIIAGERRWRASQQAGQETIPAMVRDVPDETAIAIALIENIQREDLNPIEEAVALQRLQQEFQLTQQQVAEAVGKSRVTVANLLRLISLPEVIKTMLSHGDLEMGHARALLGLPEIQQVEGARHVVARGLTVRQTEALVRQWLSGKPEPVEAAKPDPDIARLEQRLAERLGSAVQIRHGKKGKGQLVIGYNSLDELQGVLAHIR; translated from the coding sequence ATGGCCGTCAAGAAACGAGGTCTCGGACGTGGACTGGATGCTCTGTTGAGTGGTCCGACTGTCAGTTTGCTTGAAGAACAAGCGACGCAAGCCGATCAGCGTGAGCTGCAACACCTGCCCCTGGATCTGCTCCAGCGTGGCAAGTACCAGCCGCGTCGTGACATGGATCCGCAGGCCCTCGAAGAGCTGGCGCAGTCGATCAAGGCCCAGGGCGTCATGCAGCCCATCGTGGTTCGCCCGATTGGCAGCGGCCGCTTTGAAATCATTGCCGGCGAACGTCGCTGGCGCGCCAGCCAGCAAGCCGGCCAGGAAACCATCCCGGCGATGGTTCGCGATGTACCCGATGAAACCGCGATCGCCATCGCGCTGATCGAGAACATCCAGCGCGAAGACCTGAACCCGATTGAAGAAGCGGTGGCCTTGCAGCGTTTGCAGCAGGAGTTTCAGCTGACCCAGCAACAGGTGGCGGAAGCTGTGGGCAAGTCCCGGGTGACCGTGGCTAACCTGTTGCGCCTGATTTCCTTGCCGGAAGTCATCAAGACCATGTTGTCCCACGGCGACCTGGAAATGGGTCATGCCCGTGCTTTGCTCGGTTTACCGGAAATTCAACAGGTAGAAGGGGCGCGACATGTTGTCGCACGCGGGCTGACCGTGCGCCAGACCGAGGCACTGGTTCGCCAGTGGTTGAGTGGTAAACCGGAGCCTGTTGAAGCGGCAAAACCGGACCCGGATATCGCCCGTCTCGAACAGCGCCTGGCCGAGCGCCTAGGCTCTGCGGTGCAGATCCGCCACGGTAAGAAGGGTAAAGGGCAATTGGTGATTGGCTACAACTCACTGGATGAGCTTCAAGGCGTACTTGCACATATCCGCTGA
- a CDS encoding ParA family protein produces the protein MAKVFAIANQKGGVGKTTTCINLAASLVATKRRVLLIDLDPQGNATMGSGVDKHGLENSVYDLLIGECDLAQAMHFSEHGGYQLLPANRDLTAAEVVLLEMQMKESRLRSALAPIRENYDYILIDCPPSLSMLTLNALVAADGVIIPMQCEYFALEGLSDLVDNIKRIAELLNPNLKVEGLLRTMYDPRLSLMNDVSAQLKEHFGEQLYDTVIPRNIRLAEAPSYGMPALAYDKASRGAVAYLALAGEMVRRQRKNSRIAAAQAT, from the coding sequence ATGGCTAAGGTATTCGCGATTGCGAACCAAAAAGGTGGCGTGGGCAAAACCACCACCTGCATCAACCTCGCAGCATCCCTGGTCGCGACCAAGCGTCGGGTGCTGTTGATCGATCTTGATCCACAGGGCAACGCCACCATGGGTAGCGGTGTGGATAAACATGGCCTGGAAAACTCGGTCTACGACCTGCTGATCGGAGAATGTGATCTGGCCCAGGCCATGCACTTCTCCGAACACGGTGGTTACCAGCTGTTGCCGGCCAACCGCGACCTCACCGCGGCCGAAGTGGTTCTGCTGGAAATGCAGATGAAGGAAAGCCGCCTGCGCAGTGCGCTGGCGCCGATCCGGGAAAACTACGATTACATTTTGATCGACTGCCCGCCGTCGCTGTCGATGCTGACCTTGAACGCACTGGTTGCCGCCGACGGGGTCATTATCCCCATGCAGTGCGAGTACTTTGCACTCGAAGGCTTGAGCGACCTTGTGGATAACATCAAGCGTATCGCTGAACTGCTGAACCCGAACCTCAAGGTCGAAGGCCTGCTGCGTACGATGTACGACCCGCGCCTGAGCCTGATGAACGATGTCTCGGCGCAGCTCAAGGAACACTTCGGCGAGCAGCTCTACGACACCGTCATTCCGCGTAACATCCGTCTGGCCGAAGCGCCAAGCTACGGCATGCCGGCGCTGGCGTACGACAAAGCGTCGCGAGGCGCCGTTGCCTACCTGGCATTGGCCGGCGAGATGGTTCGTCGTCAACGCAAAAACTCACGCATCGCCGCTGCTCAGGCAACTTAA
- the rsmG gene encoding 16S rRNA (guanine(527)-N(7))-methyltransferase RsmG, translating into MSSLVTSQHAEELSTGARQLGVTLTATQHAQLLGYLALLIKWNKAYNLTAVRDPDEMVSRHLLDSLSVMSFIENGRWLDVGSGGGMPGIPLAILFPESQVTCLDSNGKKTRFLTQVKLELKLDNLQVIHSRVEAFQPALPFNGIISRAFSSMENFSNWTRHLGDSETRWLAMKGVHPADELVALPADFHLDSEHALAVPGCQGQRHLLILRRTA; encoded by the coding sequence TTGAGTTCGTTGGTCACTTCGCAACACGCAGAAGAGTTATCCACAGGTGCCCGCCAGCTTGGCGTCACGCTGACAGCAACCCAGCACGCACAGCTGCTGGGTTATCTGGCCCTGTTGATCAAATGGAACAAGGCTTACAACCTCACCGCCGTGCGTGATCCGGACGAAATGGTTTCCCGTCACTTGCTCGATAGCCTGAGTGTGATGTCGTTCATCGAAAACGGTCGCTGGCTCGACGTCGGCAGTGGCGGCGGCATGCCTGGCATTCCGCTGGCGATCCTGTTTCCCGAGTCCCAGGTGACCTGCCTGGACAGCAACGGCAAGAAAACCCGCTTCCTGACCCAGGTAAAACTCGAACTCAAACTGGATAACCTGCAAGTTATCCACAGTCGCGTCGAAGCGTTCCAGCCTGCCCTGCCATTCAACGGGATCATTTCCCGGGCGTTCAGCAGCATGGAAAACTTCAGCAACTGGACTCGCCACCTTGGCGATAGCGAAACACGCTGGCTGGCAATGAAGGGCGTTCATCCGGCCGATGAGCTGGTAGCATTGCCGGCAGACTTCCACCTCGATAGCGAACACGCCCTGGCCGTACCTGGTTGCCAAGGCCAACGCCATCTGCTGATACTGCGCCGCACGGCATGA